A stretch of the Pseudomonas sp. ACM7 genome encodes the following:
- the mpl gene encoding UDP-N-acetylmuramate:L-alanyl-gamma-D-glutamyl-meso-diaminopimelate ligase: MHIHILGICGTFMGSMAVLAKELGHHVTGSDANVYPPMSTQMEAQGIELTQGYDPAQLDPAPDLVVIGNAMSRGNPAVEYVLNKGLPYVSGPQWLADHVLQGRWVLAVAGTHGKTTTSSMLAWVLEHAGMSPGFLIGGVPQNFSVSARLGGTPFFVIEADEYDSAFFDKRSKFVHYRPRTAILNNLEYDHADIFPDLPAIERQFHHLVRTIPSEGLVIHPTTEPALQRVIEMGCWTPVQTTGAGGQWQVKLLSEDGSKFEVMFEGVAQGVVEWDMTGQHNVANALATLAAARHVGVVPSMGIAALSAFKSVKRRMEKVAEVRGITIYDDFAHHPTAIATTLDGLRKRIGDAPLIAIIEPRSNSMKLGAHRDGLPESVVDADQVIWYAPANLGWDLGATAALCTVPSIVSDSLEGIIERVKSQAQPGTHVVIMSNGGFGGLHGKLAEALQ, encoded by the coding sequence ATGCACATTCACATTCTTGGTATCTGCGGCACTTTCATGGGTTCGATGGCGGTTCTGGCCAAAGAGCTGGGCCATCACGTGACGGGCTCCGATGCCAACGTCTATCCGCCGATGAGCACTCAGATGGAGGCTCAGGGCATTGAGTTGACCCAAGGCTACGACCCGGCGCAGCTCGATCCGGCACCGGATCTGGTGGTGATCGGCAATGCCATGTCCCGCGGCAACCCGGCTGTCGAATACGTGCTGAATAAAGGCCTGCCGTACGTCTCCGGCCCGCAATGGCTGGCGGATCACGTGTTGCAAGGTCGCTGGGTGCTGGCCGTCGCCGGTACTCACGGCAAAACCACCACCAGCAGCATGCTCGCCTGGGTGCTGGAACACGCGGGCATGAGCCCGGGTTTCCTGATCGGCGGCGTGCCGCAAAACTTCTCGGTGTCCGCTCGCTTGGGTGGTACACCGTTCTTCGTGATCGAAGCCGACGAGTACGACAGCGCGTTCTTCGACAAGCGCTCCAAGTTCGTTCACTACCGCCCGCGCACGGCGATCCTGAACAACCTGGAATACGATCACGCCGACATCTTCCCCGATCTGCCAGCCATCGAGCGGCAATTCCACCATTTGGTGCGGACCATCCCGAGCGAAGGCCTGGTGATCCATCCGACCACCGAGCCTGCGTTGCAGCGTGTGATCGAGATGGGCTGCTGGACGCCGGTGCAAACCACCGGTGCCGGCGGTCAGTGGCAGGTCAAACTGCTCAGCGAAGACGGTTCGAAGTTTGAAGTGATGTTCGAAGGTGTTGCCCAAGGTGTGGTCGAGTGGGACATGACCGGCCAACACAACGTCGCCAACGCCCTGGCCACGTTGGCTGCGGCGCGCCACGTCGGTGTTGTGCCGTCCATGGGCATCGCTGCTCTGAGCGCATTCAAAAGCGTCAAGCGCCGGATGGAGAAAGTCGCGGAGGTCCGTGGCATTACCATCTACGACGACTTCGCTCACCATCCGACGGCGATTGCGACGACCCTCGACGGTCTGCGCAAGCGCATCGGCGATGCACCGTTGATTGCGATCATCGAGCCGCGCTCCAACTCCATGAAGCTCGGTGCTCACCGCGACGGCTTGCCGGAAAGCGTGGTCGATGCCGATCAGGTGATCTGGTATGCGCCGGCCAACCTCGGTTGGGATCTGGGGGCTACTGCTGCGTTGTGCACGGTGCCGTCGATCGTCAGCGATTCGCTTGAAGGCATTATCGAGCGTGTGAAGAGCCAGGCCCAGCCCGGCACTCACGTGGTGATCATGAGCAACGGCGGCTTCGGCGGCCTGCACGGCAAACTCGCCGAGGCGCTGCAATGA
- the ubiX gene encoding flavin prenyltransferase UbiX: MNNGPERITLAMTGASGAQYGLRLLDCLIREDREVHFMISKAAQLVMATETDVTLPPKTQMMQAFLTEYTGAAAGQIRVYGKEDWMSPVASGSGAPAAMVVVPCSTGTLSAIATGSCNNLIERAADVTLKERRQLILVPREAPYSSIHLENMLKLSNMGVTILPASPGFYHQPQTIDDLIDFVVARILNLLNIPQDMLPRWGEHHLTSDE; the protein is encoded by the coding sequence ATGAACAACGGCCCGGAACGCATCACGCTGGCGATGACCGGCGCTTCGGGCGCCCAATATGGTTTGCGCCTGCTTGACTGCCTGATTCGTGAAGACCGCGAGGTGCACTTCATGATCTCCAAGGCCGCGCAACTGGTGATGGCCACCGAGACTGACGTTACGCTGCCGCCGAAAACACAGATGATGCAGGCCTTCCTCACCGAATACACCGGGGCTGCCGCCGGGCAGATTCGGGTGTATGGCAAGGAAGACTGGATGTCGCCAGTGGCCTCGGGCTCCGGCGCGCCGGCAGCGATGGTGGTGGTGCCGTGTTCCACCGGGACTTTGTCGGCTATTGCGACGGGATCTTGCAACAACCTGATCGAGCGTGCTGCCGACGTCACCTTGAAAGAGCGTCGTCAGCTGATTCTGGTGCCGCGTGAGGCGCCGTATTCGAGCATCCATCTGGAGAACATGCTCAAGTTGTCGAACATGGGCGTGACGATTTTGCCGGCGTCGCCAGGCTTTTATCATCAGCCGCAAACCATCGACGACTTGATCGATTTTGTCGTGGCGCGAATTCTCAATCTGCTGAACATCCCCCAGGACATGCTGCCGCGTTGGGGCGAACACCATCTGACCAGCGATGAATAA
- a CDS encoding YceK/YidQ family lipoprotein, producing the protein MNKLLAIVLALQLAGCATARTLDAAKPGAPVVYSGTRLDLYAMNGGCCAMDHFGAEAPSYPGIDLPASALLDTLLLPLSVLTVIGVSFQATGGL; encoded by the coding sequence ATGAATAAGCTATTGGCAATTGTGCTGGCGCTGCAATTGGCTGGCTGCGCCACGGCGCGAACGCTTGATGCCGCCAAGCCCGGAGCGCCGGTGGTGTATTCGGGGACGCGTCTGGATTTGTATGCCATGAACGGCGGTTGCTGCGCCATGGACCACTTCGGCGCCGAAGCCCCGAGCTACCCCGGCATCGACCTGCCGGCCAGTGCGTTGCTCGACACGCTGCTGTTGCCGCTGTCGGTGCTTACGGTGATCGGGGTAAGTTTTCAGGCGACGGGCGGATTGTAA
- a CDS encoding oxidoreductase, producing MYLTPQHVLLAGATGLTGEHLLDRLLNEPTISRVLAPSRRPLAEHPHLENPVGDPAVFLPQLSGRVDIAYCCLGTTIKQAGSEQAFRAVDLDMVVAFAKRAREMGARHLIVISALGADRRSSIFYNRVKGEMEYALRAQDWPQLTICRPSLLLGERMEPRMAEQFVGPLSRLIPGKYRGIEACQLARAMWRLALEEQDGVRIVESDELRKLGK from the coding sequence ATGTACTTGACGCCTCAGCACGTATTGCTTGCCGGAGCTACCGGTTTGACCGGTGAACATTTACTTGATCGCCTGCTCAATGAGCCCACGATCTCACGAGTATTGGCGCCCTCACGCCGGCCATTGGCCGAGCATCCCCATTTGGAAAACCCGGTCGGCGACCCGGCGGTGTTTCTGCCGCAACTGAGCGGTCGCGTCGACATCGCCTACTGCTGCCTCGGTACCACCATCAAACAGGCCGGCTCGGAGCAGGCGTTTCGCGCGGTGGACCTGGACATGGTGGTGGCGTTCGCCAAACGCGCACGGGAGATGGGCGCACGGCACCTGATCGTGATCAGTGCCCTGGGGGCCGATCGCAGGTCCTCTATTTTCTACAACCGCGTCAAAGGCGAGATGGAATATGCATTGCGTGCACAGGACTGGCCGCAACTGACCATTTGTCGACCTTCGCTGCTGCTGGGCGAGCGCATGGAACCGCGTATGGCTGAGCAATTCGTCGGGCCCTTGTCCCGCTTGATCCCGGGCAAATACCGCGGCATCGAAGCCTGCCAACTGGCCCGCGCCATGTGGCGACTGGCGCTGGAAGAGCAGGATGGGGTGCGGATTGTGGAGTCGGATGAGTTGCGCAAGTTAGGCAAATAA